One Gossypium hirsutum isolate 1008001.06 chromosome A11, Gossypium_hirsutum_v2.1, whole genome shotgun sequence genomic window carries:
- the LOC107922742 gene encoding homeobox-leucine zipper protein HAT4 encodes MMVGKDQDLGLSLSLSYSQNHHSLQLNLGPSLVPSSANQCYSPSDPNMESLRAETRSFLKGIDVNRLPSTVDCEEEAGVSSPNSTISSSLSGKRSEREGNNNGDELEIERASSHGISDEEDGDTSRKKLRLSKDQSAILEECFKKHNTLNPKQKLALAKQLGLRPRQVEVWFQNRRARTKLKQTEVDCEFLKRCCENLTEENRRLQKEVQELRALKLSPQFYMQMNPPTTLTMCPSCERVRVPQNASSTVEPRSHHHLLQSHQQRHITINPWAPSAPIPHRPFDALHPRS; translated from the exons ATGATGGTGGGAAAAGATCAAGATCTGGGTTTAAGTCTAAGCTTGAGTTATTCTCAAAATCATCATTCGCTTCAGTTAAATCTAGGCCCATCTCTCGTTCCATCTTCTGCTAATCAATGCTACTCTCCTTCTG ATCCAAACATGGAATCTTTACGGGCAGAGACTAGATCATTTCTTAAAGGGATCGACGTTAACAGGCTGCCATCCACGGTCGATTGTGAAGAAGAAGCCGGAGTTTCATCTCCGAACAGCACCATATCGAGTAGCCTGAGTGGGAAAAGGAGCGAAAGAGAAGGTAATAACAATGGCGACGAGCTCGAGATCGAAAGAGCTTCTTCTCATGGCATCAGTGACGAAGAAGACGGTGATACTTCGAGGAAAAAACTTAGACTTTCTAAAGATCAATCTGCAATCCTCGAAGAATGTTTTAAAAAACACAACACTCTCAACCCA AAGCAAAAGTTGGCTTTGGCTAAACAACTGGGGTTACGACCAAGACAAGTTGAAGTTTGGTTCCAAAACAGAAGGGCTAG GACTAAGCTTAAGCAAACAGAGGTTGACTGTGAGTTTCTAAAAAGATGCTGTGAGAATCTGACGGAGGAAAATCGGCGGTTGCAGAAAGAAGTTCAGGAACTGAGAGCACTGAAACTCTCCCCGCAGTTTTACATGCAAATGAACCCACCCACTACTCTTACCATGTGCCCCTCATGCGAGAGGGTGAGGGTCCCACAAAACGCATCATCCACCGTTGAACCAAGATCCCATCATCATCTACTCCAATCACACCAGCAGAGGCACATAACGATCAATCCCTGGGCGCCATCTGCTCCCATCCCTCATAGACCATTCGATGCTCTTCATCCTCGATCGTAA
- the LOC107924159 gene encoding pentatricopeptide repeat-containing protein At5g47360: MSIASLSRLISLSIYPKQRKVFTLQFSSTSSADKFFTLLEKKQSNVEKTLALVNAKLDPNCVCEVLKRCSFDISQMGLRFFIWAGLQSNCRYSSYMYSKACEFLKIKQSPFLILDVIEAYKVEKCLVNVKMFKVILNLCKEARIADEALLVLRKVREFNLRPDITIYNVVIRLFCEKGDMDMANKLMKEIGLIDLYPDMITYFAMIKGFCNAGRLENACELFQAMRDQGFSPNALVYSVILEGICMHGSTEKALEFLEEMETTGGSCSPNVITYTSVIKSFCEKGHTMEALRILDRMETCGCAPNRVTVITLIEGFCAEGHVEEAYKLIDKVAGRGVSDGDCYSALVVSLIRINRLDEAEILFRKMLASGAKPDGIACSLMIREICRKGRVLDGFCLYDEIEQMRFLSSIDSDIYSILLVGLCQQSLSVEAAKLARSMLNKRIRLKAIYVNKIIEHLKNSGDKELAIQLSRIAR; the protein is encoded by the coding sequence ATGTCAATTGCTTCACTCTCCCGGTTGATTTCACTCTCAATTTACCCGAAACAAAGAAAAGTTTTCACTCTTCAATTCAGCTCGACTTCTTCTGCCGACAAATTCTTCACCCTTTTAGAGAAAAAACAAAGCAATGTAGAGAAAACCCTTGCGTTAGTCAATGCCAAATTGGACCCAAACTGTGTCTGTGAGGTGTTAAAAAGATGTTCCTTTGATATATCTCAAATGGGCCTGAGGTTTTTTATATGGGCAGGTCTTCAATCAAATTGTAGGTATAGTTCTTATATGTACAGCAAAGCttgtgaatttttgaaaattaagcaAAGTCCATTTCTTATTTTGGATGTTATTGAAGCTTACAAGGTGGAAAAGTGTTTGGTTAATGTTAAAATGTTCAAAGTTATTTTGAATTTGTGTAAAGAAGCTAGGATTGCTGATGAAGCATTGTTGGTATTGAGGAAAGTGCGTGAATTTAACTTACGTCCGGATATTACCATTTATAATGTCGTTATCAGGCTGTTTTGTGAGAAAGGGGATATGGATATGGCTAATAAATTGATGAAAGAGATCGGCTTGATTGATCTTTATCCTGATATGATCACTTATTTTGCGATGATCAAGGGGTTCTGTAATGCTGGTAGATTGGAGAATGCTTGTGAGTTGTTTCAGGCTATGAGGGACCAAGGGTTTTCTCCAAATGCCTTGGTGTATTCTGTGATTCTTGAGGGTATTTGTATGCATGGGAGTACGGAGAAAGCATTGGAGTTTTTGGAGGAGATGGAGACAACAGGTGGGAGTTGTAGTCCAAATGTCATCACATATACGTCTGTAATTAAAAGCTTTTGTGAGAAGGGTCATACAATGGAGGCATTGAGAATTTTGGATAGAATGGAAACTTGTGGGTGTGCTCCTAACCGTGTAACTGTTATTACTTTGATCGAAGGATTTTGTGCTGAGGGACATGTTGAAGAAGCGTATAAGTTGATTGATAAAGTTGCTGGACGTGGTGTTTCTGATGGTGATTGCTATAGTGCTCTTGTGGTGTCTTTGATTAGGATTAATAGACTTGATGAGGCAGAGATTCTCTTTAGGAAGATGTTAGCAAGTGGGGCCAAACCAGATGGCATTGCTTGTAGTCTCATGATTAGGGAGATCTGTCGCAAGGGACGAGTGCTTGATGGTTTTTGCTTATATGATGAAATTGAGCAGATGCGATTCTTGTCATCCATTGATTCTGATATCTATTCTATTCTTTTGGTTGGCCTGTGTCAGCAAAGCCTCTCAGTTGAAGCTGCAAAGCTTGCTAGGTCAATGCTTAATAAAAGGATTCGCTTGAAAGCTATTTATGTTAACAAAATCATCGAACATCTGAAAAACTCTGGAGATAAGGAGCTAGCTATTCAGCTCAGTAGGATTGCTAGGTGA
- the LOC107924160 gene encoding phosphatidylglycerophosphate phosphatase PTPMT1, translating into MHIEELKAGEGAERAGEEENKSYYGSNEILGIERSVEEWDAKRVLVGAGARALFYPTLFYNVVRNKIQPEFRWWDRVDEFILLGAVPFPTDVPRLKENGVRGVITLNEPYETLVPTSLYHNYGINHLVIPTRDYYFAPSLTSICQAIDFIHRNVSLGQATYVHCKAGRGRSTTIVLCYLVYYKQMTPVSAYDYVKLIRPRVRLAASQWQAVEEFYYLKMRKAGFHSYMMDLILRTSDLSPARDLVTYDDGSVVVVTEADLDGYDQSLESGATGSTIWADLSMVYRVRVVGQAALARISCLWLTCQAHQKISAKKLATESSCLGSTINVDIHVY; encoded by the exons ATGCATATTGAGGAATTGAAGGCAGGGGAAGGGGCGGAAAGAGctggagaagaagaaaataagagTTATTATGGAAGTAATGAGATCTTGGGTATTGAAAGAAGCGTTGAGGAATGGGATGCGAAAAGGGTATTGGTAGGTGCGGGGGCTCGTGCACTGTTTTACCCGACCTTGTTTTACAATGTTGTTAGGAACAAGATTCAGCCTGAGTTCCGGTGGTGGGATAGAGTTGATGAG ttTATACTGTTAGGTGCTGTTCCATTTCCTACTGATGTTCCAAGGCTAAAGGAGAATGGTGTTCGTGGAGTAATCACACTAAACGAGCCTTACGAAACTCTGGTTCCTACATCTCTTTATCAT AATTATGGCATTAACCATTTGGTGATCCCTACAAGAGACTACTACTTTGCACCATCTTTGACATCAATATGCCAAGCAATTGATTTCATTCATA GAAATGTGTCACTTGGGCAAGCTACATATGTCCACTGTAAAGCTGGTCGTGGCCGCAGCACAACCATTGTATTGTGTTACCTG GTATACTATAAGCAGATGACACCTGTTTCTGCATATGATTATGTGAAGTTGATCAGGCCAAGGGTGCGTTTAGCTGCTTCCCAATGGCAG GCTGTTGAAGAGTTCTACTATCTTAAAATGAGGAAGGCTGGCTTCCACAGCTACATGATGGATTTAATTTTAAGAACTTCAGACTTGTCACCTGCACGAGACCTTGTGACTTATGATGATGGTTCAGTAGTGGTGGTAACAGAAGCTGATCTCGATGGATACGACCAGAGTCTTGAATCAGGTGCCACGGGAAGTACAATATGGGCAGATCTTAGCATGGTTTATCGAGTTAGAGTTGTTGGTCAGGCAGCACTAGCAAGAATCTCGTGCTTGTGGCTAACCTGCCAAGCACATCAAAAGATTTCAGCAAAGAAACTCGCTACAGAAAGCAGCTGCCTTGGAAGTACCATCAATGTGGACATCCATGTCTACTGA